From one Pontibacillus sp. HMF3514 genomic stretch:
- the ilvB gene encoding acetolactate synthase large subunit, with protein sequence MKARHEVEHHTNEVVTGADVLIDALVDEEVDTLFGYPGGAVLPIYDAIYRSQASFKHVLSRHEQGSVHAAEGYARVTGKPGVVLATSGPGATNLITGITDAMMDSLPLVIFTGQVANSVIGTDAFQEADVLGITTPITKYNYQVKNVSEIPKIVKEAFHIASSGRPGPVVIDIPKNISSTVELDKLEEEFSLPGYQPTMQPNPLQIVKLADALKNAKRPLILAGAGVTFAEASEELKEFAEKYQLPVTNTLLGLGSFPGSHSLSLGMAGMHGTYTANMAIYECDLLINIGARFDDRLTGNLKHFAPKAKVAHIDIDPAEIGKNVPTDIPVVADAKETLNALLNTSIEKPNHDEWQYELHTNKTNYPLWHERSDELISPQWLLEQIFNESNGEAIVTTDVGQHQMWAAQYYQFDKPNRWVTSGGLGTMGFGFPAAIGAQFGAPDDLVVSVVGDGGFQMTFQELSILKERNLPVKVIILNNEALGMVRQWQESFYDERYSESIFSSQPDFVKLAESYGVRGLKIDKEEDVVEILQDVFAYDGPVVVDCRVVQQTSVYPMIAPGKGIHEMIGVTK encoded by the coding sequence ATGAAGGCGAGACATGAAGTGGAGCATCACACAAATGAAGTGGTCACGGGAGCAGATGTGCTAATCGACGCATTGGTGGATGAAGAAGTAGATACATTATTTGGTTACCCTGGTGGCGCTGTCTTACCGATTTATGATGCCATTTACCGTAGCCAAGCGTCTTTCAAACATGTACTTTCTCGTCATGAACAAGGTTCTGTTCATGCCGCAGAAGGATATGCCAGAGTAACCGGGAAACCTGGTGTCGTTCTTGCCACTTCGGGGCCGGGGGCAACAAATTTAATTACCGGAATTACAGATGCCATGATGGATTCTTTGCCTTTAGTTATTTTTACAGGGCAAGTGGCAAACAGTGTAATTGGAACCGATGCCTTTCAGGAAGCTGATGTGCTAGGGATCACAACACCAATTACCAAATACAATTATCAAGTTAAGAACGTTTCAGAAATACCCAAAATTGTGAAGGAAGCTTTTCATATTGCTTCTTCAGGTCGTCCGGGTCCAGTCGTAATCGATATTCCTAAAAATATTTCCTCTACAGTTGAATTAGACAAACTTGAAGAGGAATTTTCCCTACCGGGGTATCAACCGACTATGCAACCCAATCCTTTGCAAATTGTAAAACTAGCAGATGCTCTAAAGAATGCTAAACGCCCCCTAATCCTTGCAGGTGCAGGGGTAACATTTGCGGAAGCCTCAGAAGAGTTAAAGGAATTCGCTGAGAAATATCAACTTCCTGTAACAAACACTTTACTCGGATTAGGAAGCTTTCCAGGATCTCATTCACTTTCTCTAGGGATGGCTGGCATGCACGGAACGTATACAGCGAATATGGCGATTTACGAATGTGACCTTTTAATCAATATTGGGGCAAGATTTGATGACCGGCTTACAGGAAACTTAAAGCATTTTGCTCCGAAAGCTAAGGTCGCCCACATTGATATTGATCCTGCTGAAATTGGCAAAAATGTTCCGACTGATATTCCAGTTGTAGCAGATGCGAAAGAGACATTAAACGCACTATTAAATACGAGCATCGAGAAGCCAAATCATGATGAATGGCAGTATGAATTGCATACGAATAAAACCAATTATCCGTTATGGCATGAACGGTCAGATGAACTAATTTCTCCTCAATGGTTGCTTGAACAAATCTTCAATGAATCAAATGGAGAGGCCATTGTCACCACAGACGTAGGGCAGCACCAAATGTGGGCAGCTCAATATTATCAATTTGATAAACCAAATCGGTGGGTGACATCAGGCGGACTTGGAACAATGGGCTTCGGTTTTCCGGCAGCCATCGGTGCACAATTTGGTGCTCCGGATGATTTAGTAGTATCTGTTGTAGGTGATGGAGGATTTCAGATGACTTTTCAAGAGTTGTCTATTCTTAAAGAAAGGAACCTACCTGTAAAAGTGATCATCCTCAATAACGAAGCTTTGGGAATGGTAAGGCAATGGCAGGAAAGCTTTTATGATGAGAGATATTCAGAATCAATCTTTTCCTCACAGCCTGATTTTGTAAAGCTTGCTGAAAGCTATGGAGTTCGTGGGTTAAAGATTGATAAGGAAGAGGATGTAGTTGAAATATTACAAGATGTATTCGCCTACGATGGTCCAGTCGTTGTTGATTGCAGAGTTGTTCAACAAACAAGTGTTTATCCAATGATTGCTCCTGGAAAAGGAATTCATGAAATGATAGGGGTGACGAAATGA